A window of Solanum stenotomum isolate F172 chromosome 3, ASM1918654v1, whole genome shotgun sequence contains these coding sequences:
- the LOC125858549 gene encoding ubiquitin domain-containing protein DSK2b-like, which yields MSMGGGDASVPAGDGGDSNKVSNTGAGAGGGVTINIRCSSGSKFSVQVSLDSTVGSFKSILAQQANIPAEQQRLIYKGRILKDEQTLESYGLEADHTVHLVRGSTPAPSANPASATNVGGPNTAQNAPRNAASDAGGPFPGSGLGASMFPGLGSGGGGGLFGAGLPNFEQVQQQLTQNPDMMRDMMNMPLVQNLMNNPETIRNLIMNNPQMREIMDRNPELAHVLNDPATLRQTMEAARNPELMREMMRNTDRAMSNIESSPEGFNMLRRMYENVQEPFLNASTLSGDTRNDAGSNPFAALLGAQGGQGRQQSNNPPTTGSETTDNLPAPNTNPLPNPWAAAGTGAAQANTTARSNTAGDTRAAPLGLGGLGSPGLEQMLGGMPDSTSLNQMMQNPAISQMMQSLLSNPQYMNQVLGMNPQLRSMLDSNPQLREMMQNPEFIRQLTSPETVQQLMTFQQGLASQLGRQQTNQLPGQNAGGAALDNSGMEMLMNMFGGLGTGGLGVPNRSNVPPEELYATQLTQLQEMGFFDTQENIRALTASGGNVHAAVERLLGNLGQ from the exons ATGAGTATGGGAGGCGGAGATGCTAGTGTTCCGGCGGGAGACGGCGGCGATTCAAACAAGGTGAGTAACACCGGCGCCGGTGCCGGCGGAGGTGTTACAATCAACATCCGATGTTCTAGCGGCTCGAAATTCTCTGTGCAGGTCAGCCTCGATTCTACCGTCGGATCGTTCAAGTCTATTCTTGCACAACAAGCCAACATTCCTGCTGAACAACAGAGATTGATCTATAAAGGCCGGATCTTAAAGGACGAGCAAACACTAGAAAGCTACG GTCTGGAGGCAGATCACACAGTTCATTTAGTTCGAGGTTCTACCCCAGCTCCCTCTGCAAACCCTGCAAGTGCAACCAATGTTGGAGGTCCAAATACTGCTCAGAATGCACCAAGAAATGCTGCTTCTGATGCAGGCGGACCATTTCCAGGATCAGGCCTTGGAGCTTCAATGTTTCCTGGTCTTGGAAGTGGTGGTGGCGGTGGTTTGTTTGGAGCTGGTCTTCCCAATTTTGAGCAGGTCCAGCAGCAGTTGACTCAAAACCCTGACATGATGAGAGATATGATGAATATGCCTCTTGTTCAGAATTTAATGAATAACCCTGAAACCATCCGCAACTTGATCATGAACAATCCCCAAATGCGAGAGATCATGGATCGTAATCCGGAGCTTGCTCACGTACTCAATGATCCTGCTACTCTTCGACAGACAATGGAGGCTGCACGAAACCCTGAACTTATGCGTGAGATGATGCGCAATACAGACAGGGCCATGAGCAATATTGAATCTTCTCCGGAGGGATTTAACATGCTGAGGCGTATGTATGAAAATGTCCAGGAGCCATTCCTAAATGCATCAACATTGTCTGGAGATACACGAAATGATGCGGGGTCTAACCCGTTTGCAGCTCTTTTGGGAGCACAAGGTGGACAAGGCAGACAGCAGTCTAATAATCCTCCAACTACTGGTTCTGAGACTACTGATAATCTGCCTGCCCCAAATACTAATCCACTTCCGAATCCTTGGGCAGCTGCAGGCA CTGGAGCTGCCCAAGCCAATACCACTGCTAGGTCAAATACTGCTGGGGATACCAGGGCTGCACCACTTGGCCTAGGTGGGCTTGGTTCCCCAGGTTTGGAGCAAATGCTAGGCGGCATGCCTGATTCCACTTCGCTAAATCAAATGATGCAGAACCCTGCCATCTCACAGATGATGCAGTCTCTCCTTTCAAATCCTCAGTACATGAACcag GTTTTAGGGATGAATCCACAGCTTAGAAGCATGCTTGATTCCAATCCACAGCTCAGAGAAATGATGCAAAATCCTGAATTTATTCGTCAATTGACATCGCCTGAGACAGTGCAG cAACTTATGACTTTCCAGCAAGGGCTTGCATCTCAACTTGGGCGTCAGCAAACAAACCA ACTGCCGGGCCAAAATGCTGGTGGAGCAG CACTTGACAACTCGGGAATGGAAATGCTTATGAACATGTTTGGTGGACTTGGGACTGGGGGCTTGGGTGTCCCTAACAGATCTAATG TGCCCCCAGAGGAATTATACGCTACTCAGCTAACACAGTTACAAGAAATGGGTTTCTTTGACACTCAAGAAAATATCCGGGCACTGACTGCCTCCGGTGGCAATGTTCATGCTGCAGTAGAGCGACTTCTTGGAAATCTTGGACAATAG
- the LOC125858557 gene encoding probable serine/threonine-protein kinase PIX13 encodes MGNCFGAKLSNSKSSSTYPSFSARPSTPDTSKSYSNGVGYSVTSGSIGCSNFSAAASEDTCLNGEILPIPNLKIYSFSDLKLCTKNFKPDSVLGIGGFGTVYKGWVDEKTLAPTKAGTGMIVAIKKLNSESTQGFEEWQSEVNFLGRLSHPNLVKLLGYCHEDKELLLVYEFMPKGSLENHLFRRSAAIEPLSWDLRLKIAIGAARGLAFLHTSEKKVIYRDFKASNILLDGNYNAKISDFGLAKLGPSGSNSHVTTRVMGTYGYAAPEYVETGHLYVKSDVYGFGVVVLELLTGLRALDTKRPNGEEKLVDWVKPMLSNKRKLKSIMDGRMEGQYSSKAATLAAQITLKCLEGDPKNRPSMKEVMNVLEQIEAIKENPKESKTKSDHSSSHRHKQSPRSRQSPRQTNAQGFRSGSGK; translated from the exons ATGGGGAATTGTTTTGGAGCTAAGCTTTCTAACTCTAAATCTAGTAGTACTTACCCTAGCTTCTCAGCTAGACCATCTACTCCAG ATACATCAAAGAGCTACAGCAATGGCGTTGGCTATTCGGTCACAAGTGGCAGTATTGGATGTAGTAATTTCTCAGCAGCTGCAAGTGAAGATACATGTTTGAACGGAGAGATATTGCCGATTCCAAATTTGAAGATTTATAGTTTTTCTGATTTGAAGTTGTGCACGAAGAATTTCAAGCCTGACTCAGTTTTGGGGATTGGCGGTTTTGGGACCGTGTATAAAGGATGGGTTGATGAGAAGACGCTTGCTCCGACTAAAGCTGGCACTGGAATGATTGTTGCCATCAAGAAGTTGAACTCTGAGAGCACTCAAGGATTTGAAGAGTGGCAG TCAGAAGTGAACTTTTTAGGAAGGCTTTCACATCCTAACCTTGTTAAACTACTGGGATATTGTCATGAGGACAAGGAACTGTTACTCGTTTACGAATTTATGCCCAAGGGGAGTTTGGAAAACCATCTATTCAGAA GGAGTGCTGCTATTGAACCACTTTCTTGGGACTTGCGGCTCAAAATTGCCATAGGAGCAGCACGGGGCTTAGCGTTCTTACATACTTCAGAAAAGAAAGTCATTTACAGAGACTTCAAAGCCTCAAACATACTGCTTGATGGG AATTACAATGCAAAAATATCAGATTTTGGGTTAGCTAAACTGGGGCCTTCCGGTAGTAACTCACACGTAACTACTCGCGTTATGGGAACATATGGTTATGCTGCTCCAGAATATGTTGAAACTG GTCATCTATATGTAAAAAGTGATGTGTACGGATTTGGAGTGGTCGTGCTTGAGTTGCTGACTGGTTTACGAGCACTCGACACCAAAAGACCAAACGGAGAAGAGAAATTGGTGGACTGGGTGAAACCGATGCTGTCTAACAAAAGGAAGCTGAAGTCCATTATGGATGGTCGAATGGAAGGCCAATATTCTTCAAAAGCAGCAACACTTGCTGCTCAGATTACTCTAAAATGTCTAGAGGGAGACCCAAAGAATCGACCTTCAATGAAAGAAGTAATGAACGTGTTGGAACAGATCGAAGCCATCAAGGAGAATCCAAAAGAATCGAAAACCAAATCCGACCATTCTTCATCTCATCGTCACAAACAATCTCCAAGAAGTCGACAATCACCTCGTCAGACAAACGCCCAAGGATTCAGGTCAGGATCTGGAAAATGA
- the LOC125858569 gene encoding uncharacterized protein LOC125858569 isoform X1 — translation MYGSRGAMLGSGGVSDGYEIGSKRPRMMESNPYFAVSSGASSYHQPYGYGSSRFQPSGFPVVRLRGLPFNCTEIDIYKFFAGLDIVDSFLVNKDGRFIGEAFVVFAGHMQVDYALQRDRQNMGRRYVEVFSCKKEEYYQVVAAEVKEGGKEYEYRSPPPSRPKRSVNKDNMEYSEILKLRGLPYSVRKTDIGRFFGEEFNVKPDKVHIAYRSDGKATGEAYVEFVSTEEAKKAMCKDNMKIGSRYIELFPSHPDEAKRAESRSRH, via the exons ATGTACGGATCAAGAGG GGCAATGTTGGGGAGCGGGGGGGTTTCGGACGGGTACGAAATCGGCTCAAAGAGACCAAGAATGATGGAATCAAATCCCTACTTCGCAGTGAGCAGCGGTGCAAGCAGTTATCACCAGCCTTATGGCTATGGCAGCAGCAGATTTCAGCCTTCTGGATTTCCTGTTGTTCGTTTGAGGGGTCTTCCGTTCAACTGCACTGAAATTGACATTTACAAGTTCTTTGCTGGCCTGGATATTGTGGATAGTTTCCTGGTCAACAAGGATGGACGGTTCATTGGGGAGGCTTTTGTTGTCTTTGCTGGTCATATGCAAGTTGATTATGCTCTTCAAAGGGACAGACAGAACATGGGGAGGAGATATGTGGAAGTTTTCAGCTGTAAGAAAGAAGAGTATTACCAAGTTGTAGCTGCTGAGGTGAAGGAAGGAGGTAAGGAGTATGAATATCGTTCCCCTCCTCCATCTCGACCAAAGAGGTCTGTGAACAAAGATAATATGGAGTACTCTGAGATATTGAAATTGCGAGGTCTCCCATACAGTGTTAGAAAAACAGATATTGGCAGGTTTTTTGGTGAGGAATTTAATGTTAAACCTGACAAGGTACACATTGCATACCGCTCTGATGGAAAAGCCACTGGAGAGGCTTATGTGGAATTCGTCTCTACTGAAGAGGCCAAGAAAGCTATGTGCAAGGACAATATGAAAATTGGATCTAGGTATATTGAACTATTTCCTTCTCATCCAGATGAAGCTAAACGAGCCGAGTCAAGGTCACGACACTGA
- the LOC125858569 gene encoding uncharacterized protein LOC125858569 isoform X2 produces MLGSGGVSDGYEIGSKRPRMMESNPYFAVSSGASSYHQPYGYGSSRFQPSGFPVVRLRGLPFNCTEIDIYKFFAGLDIVDSFLVNKDGRFIGEAFVVFAGHMQVDYALQRDRQNMGRRYVEVFSCKKEEYYQVVAAEVKEGGKEYEYRSPPPSRPKRSVNKDNMEYSEILKLRGLPYSVRKTDIGRFFGEEFNVKPDKVHIAYRSDGKATGEAYVEFVSTEEAKKAMCKDNMKIGSRYIELFPSHPDEAKRAESRSRH; encoded by the coding sequence ATGTTGGGGAGCGGGGGGGTTTCGGACGGGTACGAAATCGGCTCAAAGAGACCAAGAATGATGGAATCAAATCCCTACTTCGCAGTGAGCAGCGGTGCAAGCAGTTATCACCAGCCTTATGGCTATGGCAGCAGCAGATTTCAGCCTTCTGGATTTCCTGTTGTTCGTTTGAGGGGTCTTCCGTTCAACTGCACTGAAATTGACATTTACAAGTTCTTTGCTGGCCTGGATATTGTGGATAGTTTCCTGGTCAACAAGGATGGACGGTTCATTGGGGAGGCTTTTGTTGTCTTTGCTGGTCATATGCAAGTTGATTATGCTCTTCAAAGGGACAGACAGAACATGGGGAGGAGATATGTGGAAGTTTTCAGCTGTAAGAAAGAAGAGTATTACCAAGTTGTAGCTGCTGAGGTGAAGGAAGGAGGTAAGGAGTATGAATATCGTTCCCCTCCTCCATCTCGACCAAAGAGGTCTGTGAACAAAGATAATATGGAGTACTCTGAGATATTGAAATTGCGAGGTCTCCCATACAGTGTTAGAAAAACAGATATTGGCAGGTTTTTTGGTGAGGAATTTAATGTTAAACCTGACAAGGTACACATTGCATACCGCTCTGATGGAAAAGCCACTGGAGAGGCTTATGTGGAATTCGTCTCTACTGAAGAGGCCAAGAAAGCTATGTGCAAGGACAATATGAAAATTGGATCTAGGTATATTGAACTATTTCCTTCTCATCCAGATGAAGCTAAACGAGCCGAGTCAAGGTCACGACACTGA
- the LOC125858569 gene encoding uncharacterized protein LOC125858569 isoform X3, translating to MQVDYALQRDRQNMGRRYVEVFSCKKEEYYQVVAAEVKEGGKEYEYRSPPPSRPKRSVNKDNMEYSEILKLRGLPYSVRKTDIGRFFGEEFNVKPDKVHIAYRSDGKATGEAYVEFVSTEEAKKAMCKDNMKIGSRYIELFPSHPDEAKRAESRSRH from the coding sequence ATGCAAGTTGATTATGCTCTTCAAAGGGACAGACAGAACATGGGGAGGAGATATGTGGAAGTTTTCAGCTGTAAGAAAGAAGAGTATTACCAAGTTGTAGCTGCTGAGGTGAAGGAAGGAGGTAAGGAGTATGAATATCGTTCCCCTCCTCCATCTCGACCAAAGAGGTCTGTGAACAAAGATAATATGGAGTACTCTGAGATATTGAAATTGCGAGGTCTCCCATACAGTGTTAGAAAAACAGATATTGGCAGGTTTTTTGGTGAGGAATTTAATGTTAAACCTGACAAGGTACACATTGCATACCGCTCTGATGGAAAAGCCACTGGAGAGGCTTATGTGGAATTCGTCTCTACTGAAGAGGCCAAGAAAGCTATGTGCAAGGACAATATGAAAATTGGATCTAGGTATATTGAACTATTTCCTTCTCATCCAGATGAAGCTAAACGAGCCGAGTCAAGGTCACGACACTGA